In Verrucomicrobiota bacterium, the DNA window TTAAATCGTATTGTTTTACAATTTACTGCCGAGCAGAATTTTTAAGGGAGGAACAACTTCGACACCGTCTAATGCGGGAGGACGAAAGGGGATTAAATGTTAAGGTAGTAGCGTGTGTGCTTAAGCATTCCCGTCTTGGTGAGCGCACCTTTGTTTACCAGATCGGAGAGATCTCTTGTTGCGGTGGCTCGCGAGGTTCTTGTGATCGAGATATAGTTTTCCGCGCTAAGACCCCCTGTGAACCCGCTAGGCCCTTCTTTAAAAAGGCGAGCGATGACTTTGGCTTGCCGGGCATTCAATTGATCGCTCAGTCGGTCGTAAAGCTTCGCTTTGGCGATCGCGAACTCGACGAGGTTTATAGTCGCCTTTTGGGCCTCCAGGACGGTGTTTGCGAAATAGATAAGCCAGCTTGTAATTTCGTTTGTTCGGTTGATGCCTTGAAGGGCTTCGTAGTAGGCCTTCTTATTGCCTTCAATGGTTTTGGCCAAAGCGATAAGCGTTGGCTGGCCCAACTTTTCAGACATGGCCTTTTCTGAAATAGCCCTTCCAATACGGCCATTACCGTCTTCAAAGGGGTGAATGGAAACGAAATAGGCATGGGCGATGCCGGCACGTGTTAAGACCGGGATAGCGTCTTTTGACTGTTGATACCACTTGACGAATACATCCATTTCCCAGGTAACGTATGCGGAGGGGGGAGCCTCGAAATGAACCTTGGGAGCATGAATAGTTCCCGAGACCACTTGCATGGGCTCAGGATTACTCCGGTAGCGCCCAATTTCTTTGATGTCCTTGCGGGCATTCAGAAGCATGCGGTGCCAATCGTGAAGGGTGGTGTGGTCAAGAGTCGTGTCGAAATTTTCATACAAATCGACCATCATTTCAGCAACGCCCTGTTCGGCAGGCGGGATCTTTTTCCCGTCTGCCTGGAGTCCAAATTGTTTACGTATGGAGGATTGCAGGCTCTCGCGGTCCAGAAACTCACCTTCGATTTCCGAAGTTTTCAAAGCTTCATCGCTGATTAGATCAATGGTGATGGTTTTCCGCTCGTTGCTGCCGAGATGCTTGAATGCGCCAAGCAGCGTGCCAGATTCCCTTAGAAACCTGTTTTCCAGCTCCGTTAAAGCCACGGCATCATAGCTGAAATTTGGCCAGTCTTCGCGTTGCCAGTTCCATGTCATGAGTTAAAGTGGGGTTATTATAGCTCATATAAACGGCTAAAAGTGAGCTATAGCAAGTCTTTTTATAACTCATCGGATTCTAATGGGCGCGCATGGGAAGGAAGCCCAGTTCCGGGAGAAAACGCGAACCTCGCGGGCAGCGTATCACATAAAAGTCGTTTTTCTAAAAATCAATTGTCAAATGTCATTGACAATTGATATACACATATGTCTTTGTCATTTGTTACTTGATATTATGAACAACAAAAACAGTCCCAAGGTTAGCCGTCCGAAAACATTTGGAAGCAGCCACGGGGAATGTGTTCTTGCTTATAAAAATTCAACACAAACCTAATTAACAACACTCAATCCGATCACCCTATGAAGACAGTATTTCGATGCTCCAAACGAGCTTTGTTTGGATTACTGACCGTGGCATTGCCGCTCGCCCTGGTGGCGCAAGAAGATAGCGAAGACGTTTACGAACTCAGTCCTTTTACCATTGATGAAGAGGAGAACGTAGGCTACCTCGCTATTTCTACGCTTGCGGGAACAAGGCTGAATACCCCATTGCGGGATGTTGGAGCTGCTATTTCCGTTCTTACCGAAGAATTGTTTGAGGATACGGGTGCGGTCGATGCCTCTACCATTCTTTCCTATGCCACAAGCTCTGAGGTTGGAGGCGTGCAAGGTAACTTTGCTGGTAGTTCCGTTAACTCAGCACGAGCGGATTTCACCAACCAGAGAATTGAACCCCAAAGCAACCAACGTGTCCGCGGACTGGCGTCCGCCTCTTTAACCAGAAACTTTTTTCTGACGGACATTCCTTTCGACACCTACAATTCTACGCGAGTCACTATAAACCGGGGACCGAACTCATTGCTGTTTGGCATCGGGAGTCCCGGGGGTGTTATCAACAATGGTATTCAAGGGGCAATGCTGGGTAGCAACTTCGGTGAATTCAGCATTCGTGTTGGAGAAAATAGCAGTCATCGTGAGTCTTTTGACTATAATCAGGAACTTATTGATGGGCGTCTGTCAGTAAGGCTCTCGGGATTGTACGACGACACTCAATACCAGCAACGACCGGCATTCGAAATCGATAAACGAATCTCGGTCGCTCTTCAGGCAGTTTTATTCAAAAATGAAAACTCTGACATTTTGGGTCAGATGACCTTGCGAGGTAACTTCGAATCGGGGTCCATTCATGGGACTCCGCCGATTGTAATTCCGCCGAGTGATGGAGGCTTGTCGGATTGGTTTAATCCTCCGGATTCTTCACTTCCTAACTACACGGGTCTCTCCTTGCCGGGTTGGGTGACAGATGGCAGTTTTATACGAAAAATTACCCTCGATGACCGCAATGTCTACTTCAATAGAAATAATGTGCCGGGGAGCGTTATTGAACCTGGATTTGTGCAAAATTTTATTGTTTTTAGGGAGCCGGACTCCCAAGAAACAGGCATGGGTTTGGCGGACTCCAGCATTGATGGGATGATGTTCAACATGAAGTTTAACCTTGCAAAAACTGGACCCAATGTTGGGAGACCTCAATTCGATATGTTCAGAACAGCCAGCTTTAACTCTGGCAATTTTACTCCCGGATTTGCCGTGCCATCGATTCAGGACAGGAATGTTTTCGATAATGAAAACAACTTGATCACCGGTAAAACGAATTCGATATCTCATGACTTTGACGCTACCAACCTGGTTCTGGAGCAGT includes these proteins:
- a CDS encoding Fic family protein; translation: MTWNWQREDWPNFSYDAVALTELENRFLRESGTLLGAFKHLGSNERKTITIDLISDEALKTSEIEGEFLDRESLQSSIRKQFGLQADGKKIPPAEQGVAEMMVDLYENFDTTLDHTTLHDWHRMLLNARKDIKEIGRYRSNPEPMQVVSGTIHAPKVHFEAPPSAYVTWEMDVFVKWYQQSKDAIPVLTRAGIAHAYFVSIHPFEDGNGRIGRAISEKAMSEKLGQPTLIALAKTIEGNKKAYYEALQGINRTNEITSWLIYFANTVLEAQKATINLVEFAIAKAKLYDRLSDQLNARQAKVIARLFKEGPSGFTGGLSAENYISITRTSRATATRDLSDLVNKGALTKTGMLKHTRYYLNI